DNA from Rhinoderma darwinii isolate aRhiDar2 chromosome 6, aRhiDar2.hap1, whole genome shotgun sequence:
tatactattagatcactttagttgtttgaaaagttagagtCCATATAAAACATATGCATTGGTGTGGTTTTCCGTTTGCATCGAGCAATATGCATGAAGCAAATGCACAAAACGGCACTGGGACCTAATGTAATGCCTGAACCAGGATCTACTGAACCAATCTTTCTTTATTATACCTCCAATGCATATATaatgaaaaattaagcaacttcataaatacagggtgggccatttatatggatacacctaaataaaatgggaatggttggtgatattaacttcctgtttgtggcacattagtatatgggaggggggaaaattttcaagctgggtgttgaccatggtggccattttgaagtcggccattttgtatccaactttagttttttcaacgggaagagggtcatgtgacacatcaaacttatcaagaatttcacaagaaaaacaatggtgtgcttggttttaacgttactttattctttcatgagttatttacgagttatgggtgacattatgggtgtcaggtccgagcattcctagatgaacagtttcctggaaagtggattggtcatcgtgggccagttgaatggcccactaggtctcccgatctgacccccttaaacttttatctttggggtcatctgaaggcaattgtctatgctgtgaagatacgagatgtgcagcaactagcaactgaaactacggatactggaagcctgtgctagcatttcttctgcagtgttgctatcagtgtgtgaagagtgggagaagagggttgcattgacaatccaacacaatgggcagcactttgaacacattttataagtggtcagaaacttgtaaataactcatgaaagaataaagtaacgttaaaaccaagcacaccattgtttttcttgtgaaattctcgataagtttgatgtgtcacatgaccctcttcccattgaaaaaactaaagttggatacaaaatggccgacttcaaaatggcagccatggtcaacacccagcttgaaaagtttccaccttcccatatactaatgtgccacaaacaggaagttaatatcaccaagaattcccattttatttaggtgtatccatataaatggcccaccctgtagtattgATTAAAAATGTACAACTGTTtattgtctacagctcctatggtgacctatgtgtctccatggtaacagactacaaatataCCCTGTGTAGTCAAATCCTGCATTCATACTTGCTAACACACTTCGGTAGgtaagcaagaagtaggggaaagATGAAAAGGTATATGACGTATCTACAGGATCAGATAacatagggtttgtttgtagtctgaaaCCATGGAGATTATATGTTTGCATAggtgctgtagacacaaaacaattagaattttttaaattaagaccatttgcaaagtttGCTTTACCTTTCATTATAAATGCATTGGAGCAGTAAAAATAATAGGGAGCATTTCGCAAATCCTCTAGTAGTTTGCAAAAGAGGAGTATTGTCGACTGCAGAGATCATTTTAGGGCACTCAAGGAATCACATGGAAGGATATGTGTATCCTTGAACTTCATGTAAGGAACAAGTCAAGCTTAAGCTTTATTATCACACTGGCAGTGATCCTGGGGTTTCTACTCTGTCCTATAACCTCAGATCCAGCGGGTTTTATATCTCGGTCAGTCATCACGGGTACAAATTCCACGACAAAACAGCCCTGCAATGGTTAAACTGAAGTTGACCTATGCCTAGGATGTAGGGAGGCATCTGTATGAGTACTACCGGTAGATAGCGGGTGCCAGGCCTGGCACTCGCCTTGAAACAGACCTTTCAGATTTTACACAGTTATGCTGCCTGCATACTTGGTTCGCCATAACACATATTGTGTAAATTTTATCCATGAGTCCCATTAGGTAATAGCTGGGATTTAAAGTCTTCACAGTGCTATTTAATAACTGCTCTTCTCACCACTTGCCTAGAGCACACAGCAATCcgactctgttcacaccacaaCCACACAATTCACTTCCTTCAGGCCTCAGTCTCTGCCTCTTTTCTGGAAGCACAGACtttaaggggtttttccatcttagacatttatggcatatccatctctgggacccgcacctgtaTGAAGAACTGGGGTCTCCCAACCCCCGTTTCGCCCTGTGCAGCGGCCACTCGGCGCGGAATCCTGGCggagactagtggagagagggtcgcGCTTGTGCCAGGTTACAACCAGCAGGTTGTGGACGCACTGGTCTCCTCCCCATGTTTGGCTTGGGGCCACCTCAAAGAGCGCTATCTAAAAAGCCTCCCTAGtctttaccctttaacccctatacaggatcTGGTCTTTGCTGCGGGGAGGCTACCAGGtcactacctcttgaggtggtcccggtggAGTAGGTGCTGGCAAAGCGGAACAGGCACTGGCAGAAGGTACCTTGATGGATGGAAGTCGACAGACAGCGGGCAGCTGGACACAAGTAAGTAGCGGTTAGCTGGACTCTGGTTGATGACTGGTAGCTAGACACAGCGAGAcagcggataactggatacatgctgacaacagacagcaatagcgaactggatacaggctggtagcagataactggatacagactgACAACAGACAGCAACAATGGACTGGATACAGCCTGATAGCGAATAACTGGCTAAAGGCTCAGAACAGAGAGTAATAGCTATAGCAAACTGGAATCAGATGCACACAGGAACCTATGCAGGATACAACTTGTTAGttccaatgttgctcaggcaccaggaTGGATGGTGGAGGTGAACTGGGGGCAACAGGGATTGAATAAGGTACTTTTGACTtttgtgcgtgctggccctttgaaAGGCACTAGGGACATTGTGGCCGCAAGCAGTTGGGAACAGCAGATGCCAACTGCCTGGGAGATGAGGCACGAGACCTGGCGGCAGGGCCCACCAGCAGGAATGGGACccgcccagtggcggattatcattagggcgtttcgggcggtcgcccggggcccaaggctcccagcggGCCCatgatgcccagtggcgtcgctagcaccggagggagccccggtgccaggaccgcacctgtcaggcgaggggagcttcgcttctacttaccagccatggtctgtgctgctttagaagctccccctccagccccccttccctgctctaaacatctctcctctgctgctaactttcgggacatgggggaggggagactgtcggcgggctctgtgctgtgagcaggagaagagctgcagtgaagacataaaaggtaagtgcatgtatgtttaatgtctatattcatgtgtgtttaatgtccatattcatgtgtgtttaatgtccatattcatgtatgtttaatgtccatattcatgtatgtttaatgtccatattcatgtatgtttaatgtccatattcatgtgtttacaaggtgtactttgtgtataatgtgcatactcgtgtgtactttgtgtactatgcatactttgtgtataatgtgcgtactttgtgcataatgtgcctactttgtgtactttgtgcataatgtgcgtactttgtgtactgtgtgtactttgtgcataatgtgcgtactttgtgcataatgtgcgtactttgtgcataatgtgcgtactttgtgtactgtgtgtactttgtgcataatgtgtgtactttgtgcataatgtgcgtactttgtgcataatgtgcgtactttgtgtactgtgtgtactttgtgcataatgtgcctactttgtgtactagtgtttaggtagtgttagcaatagttacggcgcggcagggtggtggtggagaaggggggcccaagtttgagtaacagcccagggcccatggtcttcttaatctgccactggacCCGCCACTATTACAGTGCGCAATCTCTATTCTGTTCAGTGGGAGTCACAAAAACAGCCGAGCAAccgctgctcggctgtttccataacaaccattcTGTTCactattcttttttatttattactccTTCTATTTCCCCACTTAACAAATCAATCAGTTATTTTCTTTGTATTGTCTGTTTTGATTATTTATTGGTTGACATGAATATAATATTagtaaatgacacagtgatatctaTCAGGAAAACAAGTGGAAAATGTAGTAACCCAGAgcaataaatatattattattattattattatgtttcaaAAATGCATGAAAGGTGCacatcccacttctgggacccatgTCCCCCTTTTACCTATTCTGTGCAGCCAATgaccccatagaattcaatggagaggtggctaTAAATGTGTAAGATATATTCAATAAGTATCTGTTTTCCGGACGTAACACCTTAGCCACTTGCTGTTTTAATCAATCGAACTTATAGCACCCTAGATCCCTGAGGTGCTGTAAGTTCGATTCAGCAAAACAGTGAgggcatagttatagggggtgcagaggtagcagtcacgccCGGACCCTGTTGCCTGAGGAGACTTAAAGACCCCTCTGTCACAcatgaagacaccagtattataaatggcacatggtaggagaGGGGCCCTGTTATACTGTTGCAATTGGGCCAAggggcttcaagttacgcctctggggtGTTACATCGGGAATAAAGACAGTTAAATGTTAAATGATGTTATACAGTGCATACAATAGATTTGAGCAAGTTTCTTAGGGATTGTCAGGAGCATAAAGAATCCAGCAGGTCCGTATCCAGCCCTAATGACCCTAGGGCCTTCTATAACTGTTTCTTAATACTATCTACTCCATTGATGAAATGCACCTTTGGGGGTTTTCTTAGTTGGCACCAACTCACATTATTGCGCTacaatatacactgataatattggTGGCACCATTCTATGAGTGATCAGGATTACATCTATTATGGTTTCCACTCCAGTTACATATATATGAGTTGGTGCATCCATTCCCTCATAGAAATGATGACTACACCTACATAAATTTGTTTTATAACTTAGTGTCTGTGATCTCTCCTCGCTTGTACAGAACATTTTTCCTTTTATCTACAGCATTAAGGAGTTTCTTTCTTGgtccaagttggatgttaacgctCTGCAGATCTTCATTAGAACACATGAGAAGAGAATCTAAATCAATTTTTTCTCTCAAAAGAGTGACATGTAATTCAAGTAAGCCATGGGATGCTAAGAAGACCTGAAGAGAAGAACTTTCTTCTTCTGTATCTAGTTCCATATCATCTACATTCCAGACCACATTGTCGTCACTGTCGTTATCATTCTCATTGCCATCGTTGGCCTCTGCTCTAAACAATTCACTGTTGACTTTGAAACCCATATCATCTTCAACTGTAGACATTTCACCAAAATCAGTGCTAATACCCGTTGTCTGGTTCCTCCGGAAAACTATGTTCCCAAGACCAGGACgattaaaaatagattgtttttctttttcccctGAAGTCATAGCTCCCTCATCATCTTCATCATGTTCACTGAAGACATCAGTGACCTTAGCACGTTGGCCAGTAGAGTTTTCACCTTGGGCAAACATCACATTGCTCATTGTATCTCTATCCATTGTAtttttatgtttgtgttttaaTTTAAACTGTAAGGTGTCCTTCAGACCCCTGGTTAGTGTGCTTATGGTCGATGGTGTTGAAAACTGGGCACCTACTGAGCCTGATAAGGTTCCCTTTGATGAATTTACTGTATCAGTCTTGTTCCTGTTATAGTTTTTGTTCATCTGGCTCTCATGTTTCTCTTGGAGCTTCTCACATTCTTTGATCTTACGTTCTGCATCTTTCATAGCTTGCTCTTTTAATCTAGCAACCTTCTTTGGATTCAAGGATGTTTGCTTACTGGCTGATCCATCCAAAATTTTGACACATTCTTGACGGTCCTTCATGATGGACACATCCAGTGGTGAACGTAACTGGTTATCCAAGGCAAAAATATTTGCTCCAAAATTAATGAGAAATGCTACAACGTTAGCATGGCCTTTCTCTGCTGCATGATGCAATGGTGTGTTTCCCCATATGTCACTTTTGTTCGGATCTCCACTGAAAGACAAACATTCAAACGAGAATTAGTATTAAATCTTAAAGGAAAACCTACAGTTATTTACATAATGGGTCATGTAATGGGTAAACTCCCATTAGCTAAAGGATGGCATCAAAAACCCATAAAACCCATCGATGTATGCAACTCAGCTTCAGAGAGTTGCACTCTTGGTACAAATGGTGAAAATCATCATCTGCTGTTCATGTGGTTCTTACCTGAAGATTCCTCTTGCAAGTAGCTGTACAGAAAGGACACTCAATATGCAAAAGATAGCAAAAAATGGACTACCAAAGCAGCCAAAGTTTAGCCATATTTGCGGTGACAACAGTAAGCACATCCATATTGGTTGCCACCTTTGAATTAGCTTCTTGGTAAATTTTTCCTTTGCCATTGATTGTACAAGCTGACAGTTTCTATTGTCACTTTTACAAAAATGGCCGCCACAACAAAGCAAAGCAATGATAATATGTCTGTCAGTGAATAAAACATAATTACTACTTTTTTGCTGCTGCTCTCACTTCTTATTTATTAATATATGGGCATTTTTTCAATTTAAGTAAAAACTATCTTTGAGATTTTCTGGAATGCTTGGTTATGCTCTCAGTTCTGTTATTGCCTGGCCTGAAGATTCCAGCCATTTAAGTAATGTCAGATTGGATTTTCAGAAATCCAGTCCTGAATTATAATTTTATCCTATTTGAATTCAGTGGTATTCACAGAAGAAGGGTCAAACTAGGCCCCACATTATGATGAAACTCAGGACAACTCTCACCATCCCCAATGCAGTTCCCTTGGAGAAGGGGAGTCCATTTTGCATAGGTCCTTGCCACCGAATGACAAAGGGAGTGGGAGCAACCAGGACTGGACCCCTCTCTTCAAGGACTCTATAGCATCAGCATTttgctgcctctatggtatgtacacccttgtctgaatttttttgaaaaatggctaaaGGAATATTTGTGTTcaactattaaaggggttatccgggtgccaaaaattgcattgcaataatatctttatgtgaaactaagtaacttactaatatacattaattaaaaattctgtgctaaatggtgcagttcaaacctcatgaattattcaggaaatgctggagcttttctaaaagtgatgacgctccgacacggccccacgtaactgagctcttgcttcatgtgctgttcgtgtacatgactgcaaggggctgtcacattgcctttgctcgggactccagtactgctccgACGTCCatgtttggtcaattcaggggtttcctatcgctggagtccccgagtagagcatcagctgatgctctgcctggggactccacaacttctgccaacgtcactgcccatatatgtacAATGACGTTGGCAGTGCAGtactggagtcctggagcagagcatcagctgatgctttgcctggagactccacaac
Protein-coding regions in this window:
- the ANKS4B gene encoding ankyrin repeat and SAM domain-containing protein 4B, with translation MSTRYHQAAIDGYLDILKEATKKDVNTTDGDGMTPTLLAAYHGHLDVLELVCHRGGDPNKSDIWGNTPLHHAAEKGHANVVAFLINFGANIFALDNQLRSPLDVSIMKDRQECVKILDGSASKQTSLNPKKVARLKEQAMKDAERKIKECEKLQEKHESQMNKNYNRNKTDTVNSSKGTLSGSVGAQFSTPSTISTLTRGLKDTLQFKLKHKHKNTMDRDTMSNVMFAQGENSTGQRAKVTDVFSEHDEDDEGAMTSGEKEKQSIFNRPGLGNIVFRRNQTTGISTDFGEMSTVEDDMGFKVNSELFRAEANDGNENDNDSDDNVVWNVDDMELDTEEESSSLQVFLASHGLLELHVTLLREKIDLDSLLMCSNEDLQSVNIQLGPRKKLLNAVDKRKNVLYKRGEITDTKL